In Thiofilum sp., the genomic window TGGGGGCGATGGTCGGGATCTTTTTCCGCACTCATCGTTTACCAGTCATTTTTCTATTGTTTATCTCCCTAACAGCTTTAACGCGTTATTTAGCCATTGATTTAAAAATGTTTGATAATGCTAAGATTATAACTATTGTCACTGCTATTTTATTATTATCTTTGGCTGCCTTGGTTTTGCGTATTAGTGAGGCACGTTTTAGTTCGGATCAAGAGTTGACTAAACGAGTTTCCGATACCGATACTCAGCAAACTAAGATAGATTGATCTAATAGGGTTTTTATTAGTTGGCTGTTTAGGAGGATAAGCGCTTTTTCCATTGCTGCAATACTAAGCCACCTATAATCAAGCCCAAACCTATAAAGGTAGTCGGTAGTATTTTCTCGCCTAAAATAAAATAGATGAGTACCAGTGATAAAAAGGGTGAAATAAAAATCAGATTAGAGATTTTAGCGGTGCTAGTCGTGTATTTCATGGCACTGAGCCATAGTACAAAGGTCAAGCCCATTTCAAAAATGCCAATATAAATACTACCTGCGACCCCTTGCCAAGCCATAGGCTTAAGCTCTCCAGTCACTAGGCAATAGAGTAAAATCAAAGGGATAGCGCATAAGAAATTTAATAATAAGCCCATGACTGGATCGCGTCGATCACGAGTATTTAAAATCCAATACAGTGCCCATAGCACAGTACTCACTAAAGCCAATACCACACCTAGAGTACTAGAAAACTTTAAGTCCATGAGTTGACCATGAGTGGCAATGACTAAGACACCTAGATAACAAAATGCTGCTGCTACTACATCTTGCCAGCGTAGCTTTTGTTTGAGTAAGGGAATAGCCAAAAGCGTCATAGTAATAGCCCAGCTATAATTAATCGCTTGCGCTTCTTGAGCGGGTAATAAAGCATAAGCTTGGAATAATACTAAATAATAAATCGTAGGATTAATTGCGCCCAATAACAGCGAGGCTTTCCAATCTTGGATAGTGAGAGACTTGAGCTGATTCAATTTACCTTGCACTACTAAAATCACACCTAATACTAAGACTGAGGCAATACTAGAGAGTAAAACTAATTGCGCAGGCGTGAGATATTGTAAAGTGAGTTTAAAAGCCGTAGCAACAGTCGACCATAGTAAAACAGCACTGAGGGCAAATAGATAGGCTTTAGTTTGTGAACTCATAAAAAGCTTTGTTCCCAATTTAATAATTGCTGTTTGAGTTCTAAACCCCATAAATATCCGCCTAAACTACCATCGCTTCTTAAGACACGGTGACAAGGGATTAAATAAAAAATAGGGTTTTTACCAATGGCACTCCCAACCGCTCTAACCGCTTGGGGATTTTGAATTTGCTGTGCAATGGCTTGATAGCTACAAGTCGTGGCAAATGGAATGGTTAGCAAGGCTTGCCACACACTATATTGAAACTCGGTTCCTACTGCTTGAATGCTTAAGGGCTGCCAATCAATCGTTTGATTATTATTCCAGAGTTTAGCTAAACGTGAGTCAGGTAGTTCCGCTTGTTTACGGCTTACCTCCCAAGCCTCTGTTTGAGCAGATACATATTCTAAAGTATGCAAAATAGGTTGATTTTGGTTCAGGCTCCATTGGCTTCTGAGCAGTCCAAAAGGACTGCTACTTTCACACCAAAACCAATTAGGGGGGAGCTGCTGTATACGCTCTAACTGAATAGGGAACTGCATGAGGGTATTAGTCCTTTAAAAACTCGCCACTTTGATGTTGCCACATACGGTAATAATGCCCTTGCTGTGCCAGTAGTTCCGTATGTGTGCCTTGCTCAATAATTTCGCCATTGGCGAGCACTATAATTCGATCCATACGCAAAATAGTTGAAAGCCTATGCGCAATCACAATGGCAGTTTTATCTTTAATCAGTTCAAAAATAGCGGTTTGAATATGTTGCTCGGTCAAGGAGTCTAAAGCACTGGTCGCCTCATCTAAGACCACAATCGGAGTGCGTTGTAATAAAGCGCGGGCTATAGCAATGCGTTGTTTTTCACCGCCCGATAATTTCACCCCGCGTTCACCGACTAAAGTTGCAAATCCTTCCGGCAAGGCTTGAATAAAGTCTAAGGCTTGCGCTTGTTGGGCAGCTTCTAATAACTCTGCCTCGGTAATGGTTTTACCTAGAGTAATATTGTCGCTGATGGAGCGATGAAACAGTTCAGGCTGTTGCGGTACTAAAGCAATTTGTTCACGTAATGCGCTCAAAGTGTAATCATGAGTCGGTATGCCATCGATTTTAATCACACCGGATTGCGGGTCTATAAAGCGGAACAAGAGTTTAGTCAATGAGGTTTTACCCGATCCCGAATGCCCCACTAAGGCCACTTTCTCCCCAGAGCGAATGGTTAAATCAAAGGCTTGGAAGAGCGCGGTGTGTGTTAGCTCTGGTTCTGTAGTAGCTGGGCGATAGCTAAACGATACTTTTTGAAATTCAATTAAACCTTGGGTAATTTTATGTACTTGAGCGTTAGGTGAATCTTGTTCTATCTCGGTGCGTTGAATAATTTCAGCCATTTCTCGCGCATCGGCTAAGGCAGTGAAAAATGGACGGAAACTATGCCCAAAATCCCATAAATAACGAATCAATAATAAAATTACTGATTGGAATAACACATATTGTCCCACCTCAAAGTTGCCTTGCTGCCAATCGAGAATCATCCAATACACAATCAGCGCTTCCATGCTAAAGGTGAGCAGACCCTGCACCGAGAACGAGACGAACATTAAAATCCATGATAGACGCCGACTTTTATAGGATTGAGTGGCGAGATCAGTCATATTAGCGAGTTCACGGCGCTCTAAAGCAAAGCCTTTGACGATACCAATATTGCTAATAGAGTCGGAATAAGCTCCGCCTAGTTTAGAATCCCAGTTGGCGACTCGCTCATCAAATTTGAGTTTCCAAACTGAAAACCCAACACTCCAAGCAATAAACAACGCTACCCAAAGCAAAAAGTAGCCCGCGAAATGAGGATCTTGGAGGTAGAAGATAATAAAAGCCGCACTAATAGCCAGTAGTTTGTGATAAAGCTGAAAGACAAACCAATCGGTAATACTTTCAAAAGAACGCGTATAACGGGTCGCTT contains:
- a CDS encoding DMT family transporter, with amino-acid sequence MSSQTKAYLFALSAVLLWSTVATAFKLTLQYLTPAQLVLLSSIASVLVLGVILVVQGKLNQLKSLTIQDWKASLLLGAINPTIYYLVLFQAYALLPAQEAQAINYSWAITMTLLAIPLLKQKLRWQDVVAAAFCYLGVLVIATHGQLMDLKFSSTLGVVLALVSTVLWALYWILNTRDRRDPVMGLLLNFLCAIPLILLYCLVTGELKPMAWQGVAGSIYIGIFEMGLTFVLWLSAMKYTTSTAKISNLIFISPFLSLVLIYFILGEKILPTTFIGLGLIIGGLVLQQWKKRLSS
- a CDS encoding methylated-DNA--[protein]-cysteine S-methyltransferase, encoding MQFPIQLERIQQLPPNWFWCESSSPFGLLRSQWSLNQNQPILHTLEYVSAQTEAWEVSRKQAELPDSRLAKLWNNNQTIDWQPLSIQAVGTEFQYSVWQALLTIPFATTCSYQAIAQQIQNPQAVRAVGSAIGKNPIFYLIPCHRVLRSDGSLGGYLWGLELKQQLLNWEQSFL
- a CDS encoding ABC transporter ATP-binding protein, translating into MKTVFKEYGKLLWRLRWSLLVVLLSITAAVSLDIAIPLIYKNIANALTQPFSPSTLAVLQDNLLYLVLMFLAMWVSWRFVEFGIIPLEAGGIRYLDRFCFETLLKQPYRFFEDNFSGSLVKQATRYTRSFESITDWFVFQLYHKLLAISAAFIIFYLQDPHFAGYFLLWVALFIAWSVGFSVWKLKFDERVANWDSKLGGAYSDSISNIGIVKGFALERRELANMTDLATQSYKSRRLSWILMFVSFSVQGLLTFSMEALIVYWMILDWQQGNFEVGQYVLFQSVILLLIRYLWDFGHSFRPFFTALADAREMAEIIQRTEIEQDSPNAQVHKITQGLIEFQKVSFSYRPATTEPELTHTALFQAFDLTIRSGEKVALVGHSGSGKTSLTKLLFRFIDPQSGVIKIDGIPTHDYTLSALREQIALVPQQPELFHRSISDNITLGKTITEAELLEAAQQAQALDFIQALPEGFATLVGERGVKLSGGEKQRIAIARALLQRTPIVVLDEATSALDSLTEQHIQTAIFELIKDKTAIVIAHRLSTILRMDRIIVLANGEIIEQGTHTELLAQQGHYYRMWQHQSGEFLKD
- a CDS encoding phosphate-starvation-inducible PsiE family protein, translated to MQDKIQIFGKWLEQIGDHAVELFHLIGLFVIGGTIVWSAIHAYIHEIMSKPYATLDDILLLFIYLELGAMVGIFFRTHRLPVIFLLFISLTALTRYLAIDLKMFDNAKIITIVTAILLLSLAALVLRISEARFSSDQELTKRVSDTDTQQTKID